One genomic window of Camelina sativa cultivar DH55 chromosome 5, Cs, whole genome shotgun sequence includes the following:
- the LOC104788511 gene encoding paladin yields the protein MSSIPKEPEQVMKLRDGSVLGKKTILKSDHFPGCQNKRMTPQIEGAPNYRQADSLRVHGVAIPTAVGIRNVLRHIGAHKDGKQVQVLWISLREEPVVYINGRPFVLRDVEKPFTNLEYTGINRVRVEQMEARLKEDILMEASRYGNKILVTDELPDGQMVDQWEPVSTDSLKTLLEVYEELQAEGYLVDYERVPITDEKSPKETDFDLLIRKISQADINTEIIFNCQMGRGRTTTGMVIATLVYFKRTGASDQGFPRNNSFGRIFKAGENITVNLPNSEEAIRRGEYAVVRSLIRVLEGGVEGKRQVDKVIDKCASMQNLREAIATYRSSILRQPDEKKREAALSFFVEYLERYYFLICFAVYIHSEGAFLQSGSFGHVSFADWMRARPELYSILRRLLRRDPMGALGYAAMKPSLTKIAESTDGRPHEMSVVAALRSGAVLGSQTVLKSDHSPGCQILSLPERVEGAPNFREVPGFPVYGVANPTIDGIRSVIERVGSSRGGRPVFWHNMREEPVIYINGKPFVLREVERPYKNMLEYTGIDRDRVEGMEARLKEDILREAKRYDGAIMVIHETKDGQIFDLWENVDTDSVQTPLEVYKCLEADGFPIKYARVPITDGKAPKSSDFDTLTSNIASASKDTAFVFNCQMGRGRTTTGTVIACLVKLRINYGRPIKVLYDVLTHEIVDEDSSSGGEESGSNNAEERPRNSGRRSEEEQGRAFGMDDILLLWKITRLFDNGVESREALDAVIDRCSALQNIREAVLQYRKVFNQQHVEPRVRSAALKRGAEYLERYFRLIAFAAYLGSKAFDGFFVEGESKVTFKNWLHQRPEVQAMKWSIRLRPGRFFTIPEELRAQHESQHGDAVMESIVNERSGSVLGKGSILKMYFFPGQRTSSRLQINGAPHVYKVDRYPVYSMATPTISGAKKMLAYLGTKLKEEGGVSTERIVITDLREEAVVYINGTPFVLRELSKPVDTLKHVGITGAVVESIETRLKEDILSEVRETGGRMLLHREEYSPASNESRVIGYWENIQPDNVKTPAEVYAALKDENFNISYQRIPLTREKDALASDVDAIQYCKDDSAGSYLFVSHTGFGGVSYAMAITCLLLQPGQNFISTPTLTTNSATLEEDDSTSRACDEEALSMGDYRDILSLIRVLSHGPQSKSDVDGIVELCAGAGHLREDIVYYSKELNKLPITKDENRSYIMDMGVKALRRYFYLITFRSYLYCTSPEEMKFLDWMKSRPELGHLCHNLRIDK from the exons ATGTCGTCGATACCGAAGGAGCCAGAGCAGGTGATGAAGCTAAGAGATGGATCGGTACTTGGTAAAAAGACGATTCTTAAGAGTGACCATTTCCCTGGTTGTCAGAACAAGCGTATGACTCCTCAGATCGAAGGCGCTCCCAATTACCgtcag GCTGATTCACTACGTGTACATGGGGTTGCAATCCCAACTGCTGTTGGTATACGAAACGTTCTTAGGCACATTGGAGCTCACAAGGACGGGAAACAAGTTCAAGTTCTTTGGATTAGTCTTAGGGAGGAACCG GTAGTTTACATAAATGGGCGACCGTTTGTTCTACGTGATGTGGAGAAACCGTTCACCAATCTTGAGTACACG GGAATCAACAGGGTAAGGGTAGAGCAAATGGAAGCACGGTTAAAAGAAGATATTCTCATGGAGGCGTCGAG ATATGGGAATAAGATACTTGTCACCGATGAACTGCCAGATGGTCAGATGGTTGACCAGTGGGAGCCAGTCTCAACTGATTCTTTAAAGACACTGCTTGAG GTTTACGAGGAACTGCAGGCTGAAGGATACCTTGTCGACTATGAACGTGTTCCTATAACAGATGAAAAGTCACCAAAAGAAACAGATTTTGATCTGTTG ATTAGGAAGATATCTCAGGCTGACATTAACACGGAGATAATTTTCAATTGTCAAATGGGACGTGGACGTACAACGACTGGAATGGTGATTGCAACCCTGGTCTATTTCAAACGTACTGGAGCATCAG ATCAAGGATTCCCAAGAAACAACTCTTTTGGGAGAATCTTTAAAGCTGGCGAAAATATTACTGTTAATCTGCCGAATTCGGAGGAGGCAATTCGTAGAGGGGAATATGCGGTCGTTAGAAGTTTAATTAGAGTCTTAGAG GGTGGTGTAGAAGGTAAAAGGCAAGTTGATAAAGTCATCGACAAATGTGCATCCATGCAG AATTTACGAGAGGCAATTGCAACCTATCGCAGTAGTATTTTGCGTCAACCCgatgaaaagaagagagaggcaGCGCTCTCATTTTTTGTTGAGTACTTGGAAAGATATTACTTCCTTATATGCTTTGCTGTATATATTCATTCAGAGGGTGCTTTCCTCCAATCTGGTTCGTTTGGCCACGTCAGTTTTGCTGATTGGATGCGAGCTAGGCCAGAGCTCTATAGCATTCTTCGCAG GTTGCTCAGAAGAGATCCTATGGGTGCCCTTGGATATGCAGCTATGAAGCCTTCTTTGACAAAGATTGCAGAGTCTACTGATGGGCGTCCTCACGAGATGAGTGTCGTTGCTGCGCTTAGAAGTGGGGCAGTTCTCGGAAGTCAAACTGTTCTAAAGAGCGATCATAGTCCTGGCTGTCAAATTTTAAGTCTACCAGAGAGGGTGGAAGGAGCTCCAAATTTCAGGGAGGTTCCAGGATTTCCAGTATATGGTGTTGCTAATCCAACTATAGATGGTATTCGATCTGTCATTGAAAGGGTTGGGAGTTCTAGAGGTGGTCGGCCAGTTTTCTGGCACAATATGAGAGAAGAACCTGTTATCTATATCAACGGGAAACCATTCGTTCTACGTGAAGTTGAAAGACCGTATAAGAACATGCTAGAATATACG GGAATTGATCGAGATAGAGTTGAAGGAATGGAGGCTCGTCTAAAAGAGGATATTCTAAGAGAAGCTAAGCGATACGACGGTGCAATAATGGTCATTCATGAAACTAAAGATGGACAGATTTTTGACTTATGGGAAAATGTGGATACTGATTCTGTTCAAACACCCCTCGAGGTCTACAAATGTTTAGAGGCTGATGGTTTTCCTATTAAGTATGCACGCGTACCTATAACTGATGGTAAAGCGCCGAAAAGCTCAGACTTTGACACATTGACATCTAATATTGCTTCTGCTTCCAAAGACACTGCTTTTGTCTTCAATTGCCAG ATGGGGAGAGGTAGAACAACAACTGGAACTGTCATTGCTTGTCTAGTGAAGCTCCGCATCAATTATGGGAGACCTATCAAGGTTCTTTATGATGTTCTGACCCATGAAATTGTGGATGAAGATTCCTCAAGTGGTGGTGAAGAAAGTGGAAGTAATAACGCTGAAGAAAGACCACGTAATTCAGGACGAAGAAGTGAGGAGGAACAAGGTCGTGCATTTGGAATGGATGACATCCTTTTGCTGTGGAAAATTACTAGGTTATTCGATAATGGAGTTGAATCCCGTGAGGCGTTAGATGCTGTGATTGATAGATGTTCTGCATTGCAAAATATTCGTGAAGCTGTTCTGCAGTACAGGAAGGTTTTCAACCAACAACATGTTGAGCCACGAGTAAGGAGTGCTGCCTTGAAACGTGGCGCTGAATACTTGGAGAGATACTTCCGTTTGATTGCCTTTGCAGCCTACTTAGGAAGCAAAGCTTTTGATGGATTCTTTGTGGAAGGAGAATCTAAGGTGACGTTCAAGAATTGGTTGCATCAGAGGCCCGAGGTGCAAGCAATGAAGTGGAGCATAAGGCTAAGACCTGGACGATTTTTTACCATTCCT GAGGAACTGCGGGCACAACATGAATCGCAACATGGAGATGCAGTCATGGAGTCAATTGTCAACGAACGGAGTGGTTCTGTCTTGGGTAAAGGTTCTATTCTTAAAATGTACTTTTTTCCTGGCCAAAGAACTTCAAGTCGTTTGCAAATCAACGGTGCACCTCATGTATACAAG GTCGATAGATATCCTGTTTATAGCATGGCAACTCCCACAATTTCAGGCGCTAAAAAGATGCTCGCCTATTTAGGCACCAAACTAAAGGAAGAAGGTGGGGTTTCAACAGAGAGGATAGTAATAACAGACTTGAGAGAAGAAGCAGTTGTTTACATCAATGGAACTCCTTTTGTCTTGAGAGAATTGAGTAAACCTGTTGATACCCTTAAGCATGTTGGAATAACGGGTGCAGTG GTAGAAAGCATAGAAACACGGTTAAAGGAAGATATATTGTCTGAAGTTCGAGAGACTGGAGGTCGAATGCTATTGCATCGAGAAGAATACAGCCCAGCATCAAATGAATCTcgggttattggatattgggaGAATATTCAACCAGATAATGTGAAGACACCTGCAGAAGTGTATGCTGCTCTGAAAGATGAAAATTTCAACATATCGTACCAAAGAATACCTTTAACCAGAGAAAAAGACGCATTAGCTTCTGATGTAGACGCAATCCAGTACTGTAAAGACGA TTCTGCTGGGAGTTACTTGTTTGTATCGCACACCGGTTTTGGAGGTGTTTCGTATGCAATGGCCATTACTTGTCTCCTACTTCAACCTGGTCAGAACTTCATATCAACACCAACACTAACCACAAATTCTGCTACcttagaagaagatgattcgaCTTCACGGGCTTGTGATGAAGAAGCATTGAGTATGGGAGATTACCGTGACATACTGAGTCTCATAAGAGTACTTTCTCATGGTCCGCAAAGCAAATCAGATGTAGATGGAATAGTCGAATT GTGTGCTGGTGCAGGACATTTGAGAGAAGACATCGTTTACTACAGTAAAGAACTGAACAAGCTTCCAATTACAAAAGATGAAAACCGTTCATACATCATGGACATGGGTGTTAAAGCCTTAAG GCGTTACTTTTACCTGATAACATTCAGATCATACCTCTACTGCACGTCGCCTGAAGAAATGAAATTCTTGGATTGGATGAAGTCACGGCCGGAACTTGGACATCTCTGTCATAACCTCAGGATAGATAAATAA
- the LOC104788512 gene encoding LOW QUALITY PROTEIN: germin-like protein subfamily 2 member 4 (The sequence of the model RefSeq protein was modified relative to this genomic sequence to represent the inferred CDS: substituted 1 base at 1 genomic stop codon): protein MNSRCYSFFFALLSSLTVIALAYDPDTLQDLCVADHTSGIKVNGFTCKPESNITAXDFFFAGIGKPAVVNSTVGSAVTGANVEKISGLNTLGVSLARIDYAPGGLNPPHTHPRATEVIFVLEGELDVGFVTTANKLFAKTVKKGEVFVFPRGLIHYQKNNDKAKPASVISAFNSQLPGTQSIVATLFTATPTVPDHVLTTAFQIGTKEIEKIKTKFAPKKV from the exons ATGAACTCGAGATGTTATAGCTTCTTCTTTGCTCTGTTATCATCTCTCACTGTGATCGCTCTTGCTTACGACCCTGACACGCTTCAAGATCTATGCGTTGCAGATCACACTTCAG GGATCAAAGTGAATGGTTTCACATGTAAGCCAGAATCAAACATCACCGCCTAAGATTTTTTCTTCGCCGGGATCGGAAAACCCGCCGTCGTTAACAGCACAGTCGGGTCCGCCGTCACGGGAGCAAACGTAGAGAAGATCTCAGGTCTCAACACGCTCGGAGTCTCGCTCGCGCGTATAGATTACGCGCCTGGAGGTTTAAACCCGCCGCACACGCATCCACGCGCCACCGAAGTGATCTTCGTATTGGAAGGCGAGCTAGACGTCGGGTTCGTAACGACGGCGAACAAACTATTCGCTAAGACGGTGAAGAAAGGAGAAGTTTTCGTGTTTCCGAGAGGGTTGATTCATTACCAGAAGAACAACGACAAAGCCAAACCGGCTTCGGTGATCTCGGCGTTCAACAGTCAGTTACCGGGAACACAATCGATCGTCGCCACGCTGTTCACGGCCACTCCGACGGTTCCGGATCACGTTTTAACGACGGCGTTTCAGATCGGGACTAAAGAAATCGAAAAGATCAAAACCAAGTTCGCTCCCAAAAAAGTCTAA
- the LOC104788513 gene encoding uncharacterized protein At4g04775-like, producing the protein MSTVSGGSSGSSNVRQRGFVVGVPKRCWCGEHIVAKNSKSEPNPSRRYFRCREAAAKKLVNDNHIFKWVDEALLDEVATLGVQFERVKEEMKERTIETLQEQKLKFEKMQMEFEKELCERVEEVLLEAKAELQCRMNKSIIVCVFGFMILFALFKLV; encoded by the exons ATGAGTACCGTTTCTGGAGGTTCGAGTGGTTCATCAAATGTTCGACAAAGAGGATTCGTCGTTGGCGTGCCTAAGAGATGCTGGTGTGGGGAACACATCGTGGCAAAGAATTCCAAATCCGAGCCTAATCCTTCTCGGAGATACTTTCGATGTCGAGAAGCAGCAGCAAAGAAG CTTGTGAACGATAACCACATCTTTAAGTGGGTCGATGAGGCATTGTTGGACGAGGTAGCAACATTGGGTGTTCAATttgagagagtaaaagaagagatgaaagagcgTACAATAGAGACATTGCAAGAACAGAAGCTGAAATttgagaagatgcaaatggagtTCGAAAAAGAGCTTTGTGAGAGGGTTGAAGAAGTTTTGTTGGAAGCAAAAGCTGAATTGCAATGTAGGATGAATAAGAGTATAATTGTATGTGTTTTCGGTTTTATGatcttgtttgctctgtttaagCTTGTATGA
- the LOC104789837 gene encoding uncharacterized protein LOC104789837, with product MDLIIRSGFGQQDGIGQRDGVGEREYDEEGEDRDEFHVDMLAQEFTDAEESIRHDTYPESDDEEEGRGRGAGRGRGAGPERVFTDIGRGDGTLWKDQSFYNGVAFKESVLDYALHTGYNLKQYRYDKDKLGFRCVGDKGNCEWKVFAALLPNASLWKITKYIDKHCCTPNGECEMFKVPVIARIFLDKIREEPDHYKPLRIEQIIMERWKISATRPQCQAARRKALGWIEYEYEQQFARLRDYQAEILEANPGSVVEIDTIKNDAGQDVFNRFYVCFDALRRTWKQTCRPIIGVDGAFLKAKIKGQLLAALGRDADNGIYPIAWCVVQVENKDNWLWFVKRLKTDLDLNEGDGYILVSDRQKGLIKAVELELPQIEHRMCVRHIYGNLKKTHPSKKQIKPLLWHMAWSYNAVFQASQGGGGEGGGGLSQGGGGLSQA from the exons ATGGATTTAATAATCCGATCTGGTTTTGGGCAACAAGATGGTATTGGGCAAAGAGATGGTGTTGGAGAACGAGAGtacgatgaagaaggagaggatCGAGATGAATTTCACGTCGATATGCTTGCTCAGGAATTTACCGATGCTGAAGAGTCGATTCGTCATGATACGTACCCAGAAAGtgacgacgaggaagaaggtcgtggtcgtggtgcgggtcgtggtcgtggtgcggGTCCAGAGAGGGTGTTTACGGATATCGGACGTGGTGATGGAACTTTGTGGAAAGACCAATCCTTCTACAATGGGGTCGCATTCAAGGAGAGTGTCTTGGACTATGCACTACATACTGGTTACAATTTGAAGCAATACAGGTATGACAAAGATAAACTCGGGTTTAGATGTGTTGGGGATAAGGGCAATTGTGAGTGGAAAGTGTTTGCTGCACTTCTTCCAAACGCATCTTTGTGGAAGATTACGAAATACATTGATAAGCATTGTTGTACCCCCAATGGCGAGTGTGAGATGTTTAAGGTCCCAGTCATAGCTAGAATTTTTCTCGATAAGATTAGAGAGGAACCGGATCATTACAAGCCTTTGAGGATTGAACAGATTATCATGGAAAGGTGGAAGATATCCGCTACTAGGCCACAATGTCAAGCTGCTCGGAGAAAGGCTTTGGGATGGATAGAGTATGAGTATGAACAACAGTTTGCACGACTGCGAGATTACCAAGCTGAGATCTTGGAAGCAAATCCAGGGTCTGTTGTGGAGATTGATACAATTAAGAATGATGCTGGTCAAGACGTCTTCAAtcggttttatgtttgtttcgatGCCCTTAGAAGAACTTGGAAACAGACTTGCCGGCCAATAATAGGAGTTGATGGCGCCTTCTTAAAGGCAAAGATCAAGGGACAGTTGCTTGCTGCATTAGGCAGAGATGCAGACAATGGCATCTATCCAATAGCCTGGTGTGTTGTTCAAGTTGAGAACAAAGACAATTGGTTATGGTTTgtgaagagattgaagactGACCTGGATCTAAACGAGGGAGATGGTTACATTTTAGTGTCTGATCGACAAAAG GGGTTGATAAAAGCTGTGGAGTTGGAGTTACCACAAATAGAGCATAGAATGTGTGTTAGACACATCTatgggaacttgaagaagactcATCCTTCCAAGAAGCAAATCAAGCCACTCCTCTGGCATATGGCTTGGAGCTATAATGCNGTTTTTCAGGCTTCTcagggtggtggaggagaa GGTGGTGGAGGACTATCTCAAGGTGGTGGAGGACTTTCACAAGCCTGA
- the LOC104788514 gene encoding meiosis arrest female protein 1 homolog, translated as MSDMFPGDYATAETGVFWDIDQCEIPAGELNANEVLEKIRSNLSSFGHRGPVSIRAYGDLTGHHFPSQGIKLNHFPAGHMYERQTKILEDIVSWSAEHPEPCTLMLIVGETSPDFVEVVQLLKSRKNYHFILIHSTDDGFGSA; from the exons atgtctGATATGTTCCCCGGCGATTATGCAA CCGCAGAGACAGGAGTCTTTTGGGACATAGATCAGTGCGAGATCCCTGCTGGTGAACTCAATGCTAATGAGGTTTTGGAGAAAATAAGATCGAATCTTTCGAGTTTTGGTCATCGTGGTCCGGTCTCAATAAGGGCTTATGGTGATTTGACTGGTCATCACTTTCCTTCTCAAGGCATTAAGCTCAATCACTTCCCCGCag gacACATGTACGAGAGACAGACAAAGATACTTGAAGACATTGTTTCCTGGTCAGCTGAACATCCAGAACCGTGTACTTTAATGCTAATCGTGGGAGAAACCTCTCCTGACTTCGTCGAGGTTGTTCAACTTTTGAAATCCAGGAAAAATTACCACTTTATCTTAATTCACTCGACTGATGATGGGTTTGGAAGTGCTTAG
- the LOC104788515 gene encoding uncharacterized protein LOC104788515, with protein MSAFPGDFAAAETGIFWDTEDCKISGDLNAGVVLQNIKSTISSAGHHGPVSVRAYGDLTGHDFPSQGIKLNHFPAGERYARHTKMLEDIISWSAEHPEPCNLMLIVRGDTTSQDFVDVVELLKSRKNYMIHVVSPGRGFGRS; from the exons ATGTCTGCTTTTCCCGGAGATTTCGCAG CGGCTGAGACAGGAATCTTCTGGGACACAGAAGATTGCAAGATCAGTGGTGATCTCAATGCTGGTGTGGTTTTGCAGAACATCAAATCGACCATCTCGAGTGCTGGTCATCATGGTCCGGTCTCAGTCAGGGCTTATGGTGATTTGACTGGTCATGATTTCCCTTCTCAAGGAATTAAGCTTAATCACTTCCCCGCAG GGGAGAGATACGCGAGACACACCAAGATGCTCGAAGACATCATTTCTTGGTCAGCTGAACATCCAGAACCGTGTAATTTGATGCTAATCGTTCGTGGAGACACCACCTCTCAAGACTTTGTAGACGTTGTTGAACTTTTGAAATCCAGGAAAAACTACATGATTCACGTTGTAAGCCCCGGACGTGGGTTTGGAAGATCTTAG